The segment TTGTATCGAGAAGATGCGAGCTGAAGTGGCGGCATGGAACATTGATCGAAATAACCGCCAGACTAAGGTTGATTGGCAGTTTAGAACAGATGATGCGCGAATAAAACTAAAACGGCTTTATCCGAAACTTTAACATATACAATGTACTAGAGCACATTGACTGCTTCGCAAAAAGCCGCTCGATAGTCGTGCAATGCACGATAACTTGTTGATTTGTCGTCGAAAATTAGTGTAAATGACTTTTTGCGAGTCCGGCGAAATTCAGGTGGATTTTACAGGGAGAGGTTTCATGAAAATTCTGATTGCCGAAGATGACGTCATGACCAGGGTCATCCTGCAGGAGATGCTGTCCGAGGTCGGGACCACCCATGGCGTTGAAAACGGGCGGGAGGCGATTGACGTTTTCACCCGGGCTCTCCATGACAAGGACCCGTTTGATCTGGTCTGCCTCGATATCATGATGCCTGAACTCAACGGGCAGGATGCCCTGGTTCGGATTCGTAAGATTGAAGAAGACATGGGTGTTATTCCTGAATACCAGGTCAAGGTGATCATGATAACCGCGCTGAGCGATCCGGAAAACATCATGAAGGCCCATGTGGAAGGACGCTGTGAGGCCTATATGACCAAGCCGGTCAAGATGAACAACTTGCTCGACCAGATCAAGAAGCTCGGCCTGGTGGTATCCTATTCCTTTTGATTCAACTCCGGTAATTGTTTTCAGATATTCGCCGTTTTCCCTCTGATTTCTTTCCTAAATAATCGATCAATTTCCGGTGCCCGGCCGGAAAGGCAAACTGGTCCAGTTCCTCAAATAAAACCCATCGGTTCTCTTGGGCGGCATGGATTGCCGGTTCTGTTTCGTCCTTTTCCGCTGTTTCGCAGAAAAAGGCATGCAAAATAACACGGTAATGCATGTAAACGTGCCTGACGCGGGTTATTTCTTCGGCGTGCCGTATGCGCAGCCCCGTTTCTTCCTGAAATTCGCGGATAACGGCCTGTTCGGCTGATTCGCCTGTCTTGAGTCTTCCTCCGGGAAACTCCCAGAGATTGGCCCACACATCGTTTTCCCGCCGTTTTTGAATCAACACTTTTCCGTTTCTGCGCAGGATGCCGGTGGCCATTTCAATAACAATGCTTTGTTTTCCGGCGGGAAGAACCGGGCGTTTGTCCACCAGATCAAGCTTTTTCGCCTGACAGCAGTCTGCAATCGGACAGGCGGCGCAAAGGGGTTGCGCGGGCAGGCATACCAGGGCGCCGAGTTCCA is part of the Desulfobulbaceae bacterium DB1 genome and harbors:
- a CDS encoding A/G-specific adenine glycosylase; the protein is MTAIDQKLPPPLLAWFAENQRPLPWRQTYNPYHVWISEIMLQQTQMERVIPYFNRWIDRFPDICSLAEAKDDEILKLWEGLGYYARARNILRAAVLLSHEGNFLPDSYKKLIALPGIGPYTAGAVMSIAFNRDYPVVDANVERIFARIFNLDSPVKTAANQTFIRRQAEKMLPSGQARYFNQGLMELGALVCLPAQPLCAACPIADCCQAKKLDLVDKRPVLPAGKQSIVIEMATGILRRNGKVLIQKRRENDVWANLWEFPGGRLKTGESAEQAVIREFQEETGLRIRHAEEITRVRHVYMHYRVILHAFFCETAEKDETEPAIHAAQENRWVLFEELDQFAFPAGHRKLIDYLGKKSEGKRRISENNYRS